One window from the genome of Echinicola vietnamensis DSM 17526 encodes:
- a CDS encoding PorP/SprF family type IX secretion system membrane protein: protein MKKIFILSCFCIFAGIFFSGSEGHAQQLPQFSQYIFNGLNINPAYAGYKGAPYLQSSYRSQWSGFPGAPKTFSLSADLSANEGTMGFGASLLSDKLGPASTFSALLTYAYRLQMGYDSFLSVGVSGGVSEYAIDGTMFSPDEYNDPDIPEGKVNTFTPNLNTGVFFHTSRFYAGLSMFNLIGKKALEKESISLAYHDMHYYFTAGAMIFISDDVQFKPSVLIKEAKGSPTNYDINGMLLLMERLWLGASYRSNLGNGSESLQENLNNRNSIAAIVEIFATKQLRIGYSYDHNVNILSNLRNNSHEISVGYYIIPRDVRVHNPRWF, encoded by the coding sequence ATGAAGAAGATTTTTATACTAAGTTGTTTCTGCATATTTGCCGGGATATTCTTTTCGGGAAGTGAGGGGCATGCCCAGCAGCTTCCGCAGTTTAGCCAGTACATTTTCAATGGCTTGAATATCAACCCTGCCTATGCCGGCTACAAAGGCGCCCCCTACCTCCAATCGTCCTACCGGAGCCAATGGTCGGGCTTTCCGGGCGCTCCCAAGACCTTTTCCCTATCTGCCGACTTGAGTGCCAATGAGGGGACGATGGGTTTTGGTGCGTCCTTGCTGTCCGACAAGCTGGGGCCTGCCTCTACCTTTTCTGCATTGCTCACGTATGCCTACCGGTTGCAGATGGGATACGATTCGTTTTTGAGTGTTGGGGTAAGTGGAGGAGTGTCCGAATACGCCATTGATGGGACGATGTTCAGTCCCGATGAGTATAATGATCCTGATATTCCAGAAGGGAAGGTAAATACCTTTACCCCAAACTTGAACACGGGGGTGTTTTTTCACACCTCAAGGTTCTATGCAGGGCTTAGCATGTTTAACTTGATTGGTAAAAAAGCCCTCGAAAAGGAGTCCATTTCACTGGCCTACCATGATATGCACTATTACTTCACGGCGGGCGCAATGATTTTTATTTCGGATGATGTGCAGTTCAAACCATCGGTGCTTATCAAGGAGGCAAAAGGAAGCCCAACAAATTATGATATCAACGGGATGTTACTGTTGATGGAGCGCTTGTGGCTTGGGGCGTCTTACCGGTCCAATTTGGGCAATGGAAGTGAATCTTTGCAAGAAAACCTCAATAATCGTAATTCAATAGCGGCAATTGTAGAAATCTTTGCAACTAAACAGCTTAGAATAGGCTATTCCTATGATCATAATGTAAATATTTTGAGTAACTTAAGGAACAATTCCCATGAAATTTCGGTGGGGTATTATATTATTCCTAGAGATGTTAGAGTACATAACCCAAGATGGTTTTAA
- a CDS encoding OmpA family protein — MNKIFKAAFVIIFALLVYEKSYGQQALLRYADKEYGLLHYQESAEAYERAFEKRGKYRAAKGAALSHEKMNDYQSAFEWWEKVIGFEESVTEDYVHFAAAANYEGKLEEVLVALDTLPDREGLDPLNLDSLQYWYQSKTDLALEPMEGVNSPTADFGLVEDGKGNRYFTSDRGGSGNSKKSAIRFDLSGKMNEDFYEWTGRDFLKVYKADSTGGISSMEVPVPDSYHFADPFFLDGGNTVFYTVTRKIKRQNGKKIRPDKRVNPEMDYGQPSDSYIDFYSELYFSHVDDEGKFTDYQAVPWNDATGYSIITPFVDEEAGMLYFASDMPGGLGGYDIYRVSFDDDFNFGTPENLGEPINSPEDERDPFLMDDTFYFSSNGHFGLGGFDLFSAGYRGGAFSGLKNLGVPYNSPRDDFSFLLAEDGQTYLSSNRSGGAGLDDIYTMQARLMRFLAKVVDCDGALISDGFMAEMIKKDEQSALELDQKSAGELHGDLTPGADYSLKISKRGYFPVHDDLIKAEAENGLVERSYTLVPIPYRRTVFVDLVYYDLDKAVIRGDAMPVLDKVAELMASQSYLDLQVRSHTDSRASNQYNEELSSSRADAVAAYLEGKGISSERVHEAWYGEEELINDCGDGKPCPEWKHQLNRRSELVLMAFSEEGKAYELPADLKDLCETPNLGVMMDVPIIYFDFDKHTLRPESISQLDRVALLMRERPTVELALAGHTDIRGSEQYNEGLSEHRAAVVRDYLISLGIEEDRISYKWYGKTRPVHDCAEQPCTEAEHQLNRRTEIMLMLDGVNINDASSKPSSSGEMSSLPSASEGIYLISGVFSTEKNAEDHLKELEKQGFVDGAYFLNAEDQLYYCYVTTFESYHAASKGLEAYKSKGLANAWVKKI, encoded by the coding sequence ATGAACAAGATTTTTAAAGCAGCATTTGTTATCATTTTTGCGTTGCTGGTGTACGAAAAGAGTTATGGCCAGCAAGCACTTTTGCGATATGCGGACAAAGAATATGGGCTATTACATTACCAAGAATCTGCAGAGGCCTATGAGCGGGCATTTGAAAAACGGGGTAAATACCGGGCGGCGAAAGGAGCGGCCTTAAGCCATGAAAAAATGAACGATTACCAGTCCGCTTTTGAGTGGTGGGAGAAGGTGATTGGTTTTGAGGAGTCCGTAACGGAAGATTATGTCCATTTTGCCGCAGCGGCCAATTATGAAGGCAAGCTTGAGGAGGTTTTGGTAGCCTTGGACACTTTGCCCGATCGAGAGGGCTTGGATCCCTTGAACTTAGATTCCCTCCAGTATTGGTACCAATCCAAGACTGATTTGGCATTGGAGCCCATGGAGGGGGTAAACAGTCCTACCGCAGATTTTGGCTTGGTCGAAGATGGAAAGGGCAATCGGTATTTCACCTCTGACAGGGGTGGTTCCGGCAATTCGAAAAAGTCTGCGATCCGTTTTGACTTATCGGGAAAGATGAATGAAGACTTTTATGAGTGGACAGGACGAGATTTCCTAAAGGTTTACAAGGCAGACAGCACTGGAGGCATCAGCAGCATGGAAGTTCCTGTTCCTGACAGCTACCATTTTGCAGATCCCTTCTTTTTGGATGGAGGAAATACGGTCTTTTATACCGTTACGAGAAAGATAAAGCGGCAGAATGGCAAGAAAATCAGGCCGGATAAACGCGTAAATCCAGAGATGGATTATGGCCAGCCCTCGGATTCGTATATTGATTTTTATTCGGAATTATACTTTAGCCATGTGGACGATGAAGGAAAATTCACCGATTATCAGGCTGTCCCTTGGAATGATGCTACAGGGTATTCTATCATTACTCCTTTTGTAGACGAAGAAGCGGGGATGCTATATTTTGCATCGGACATGCCAGGAGGTCTTGGCGGCTATGATATTTATCGAGTGTCTTTTGATGATGATTTTAACTTTGGTACACCAGAGAACCTGGGCGAACCAATCAATAGTCCTGAGGATGAGCGTGATCCTTTCTTGATGGACGATACCTTTTATTTTTCTTCCAATGGTCATTTCGGATTGGGAGGATTTGACCTGTTCAGTGCAGGGTATCGGGGTGGTGCATTTTCCGGGTTGAAAAACCTTGGTGTTCCCTATAATTCACCTCGGGATGATTTTAGCTTTTTATTGGCTGAAGATGGGCAAACCTACCTGTCCAGCAACCGCAGTGGTGGTGCCGGATTGGACGATATTTATACCATGCAGGCAAGGTTAATGCGCTTCTTGGCCAAGGTGGTGGATTGCGATGGCGCATTGATCAGTGATGGCTTTATGGCGGAGATGATCAAGAAGGATGAGCAATCGGCCTTGGAGCTTGATCAGAAGTCAGCAGGTGAGCTCCACGGGGACCTGACGCCTGGTGCTGATTATTCCTTAAAGATCAGCAAGCGTGGCTATTTCCCTGTGCACGATGATTTGATCAAGGCTGAGGCCGAAAATGGTCTTGTCGAGCGATCGTATACCTTGGTTCCCATTCCCTACAGAAGGACCGTTTTTGTGGACTTGGTGTATTACGACTTGGACAAGGCTGTCATTCGGGGTGATGCCATGCCCGTGCTGGACAAGGTGGCTGAGCTGATGGCTTCCCAGTCCTATTTAGACCTACAAGTCCGTTCCCATACAGACTCCAGGGCTTCCAATCAATACAATGAAGAGTTGAGCAGTTCGCGGGCAGATGCTGTAGCGGCCTATTTGGAAGGGAAGGGGATTTCCTCCGAGCGGGTCCATGAAGCTTGGTACGGGGAAGAAGAGCTGATCAATGATTGTGGAGATGGTAAGCCATGCCCAGAGTGGAAGCATCAGCTGAACCGGCGAAGTGAATTGGTGCTGATGGCATTCTCTGAAGAGGGAAAGGCATATGAATTGCCTGCTGATCTTAAAGACCTATGCGAAACGCCCAATTTAGGGGTGATGATGGACGTGCCGATCATTTATTTTGATTTCGATAAACATACCCTGCGGCCGGAAAGCATTTCACAGTTGGACCGTGTGGCCTTGCTGATGCGGGAGCGTCCAACGGTGGAATTGGCCTTGGCGGGACATACCGATATTCGGGGTTCTGAGCAATATAATGAAGGTCTTTCGGAACATCGAGCAGCGGTAGTCCGAGACTATTTGATCAGCTTGGGGATCGAGGAAGACCGCATTAGCTATAAGTGGTATGGTAAAACCCGTCCAGTGCACGACTGTGCTGAGCAGCCCTGTACCGAGGCAGAGCACCAGCTCAACCGTCGAACAGAAATCATGCTGATGCTGGATGGGGTCAATATTAATGATGCTTCCAGCAAGCCTTCCTCCAGCGGGGAAATGTCCTCCTTGCCAAGCGCTTCAGAAGGGATTTACCTTATTTCAGGCGTGTTTAGCACTGAAAAAAATGCCGAGGATCACCTTAAGGAGCTTGAAAAACAAGGATTCGTCGATGGAGCATATTTTTTAAATGCCGAAGATCAGCTGTATTACTGTTATGTGACGACTTTTGAAAGCTATCATGCCGCTTCCAAAGGCTTAGAAGCCTATAAGTCAAAAGGCTTGGCCAATGCTTGGGTGAAGAAGATTTAG
- a CDS encoding DUF4870 domain-containing protein: protein MSFILFPLLGILVPSVLWVLYKDKVKGIDEVARPLINFQISWTILLILLPFLIFPLLFGLLAISLGMTGMPSDLFSIGYIEERVIWFFLYVYNAAIIVVNTFKIHEGKGPRYFPSVKFVRST, encoded by the coding sequence ATGTCGTTTATTCTTTTTCCTTTACTGGGTATTTTAGTGCCTTCAGTGTTATGGGTACTTTATAAGGATAAAGTCAAGGGAATCGATGAAGTAGCCAGACCGCTAATAAATTTCCAGATTTCTTGGACCATTTTGCTGATATTGCTTCCTTTCTTGATCTTTCCCTTGCTTTTCGGGTTACTGGCGATCTCATTGGGCATGACAGGGATGCCTAGTGATTTGTTTTCTATCGGTTATATTGAAGAGCGGGTAATATGGTTTTTCTTATACGTTTATAATGCAGCGATAATAGTGGTCAATACTTTTAAGATACATGAAGGCAAAGGGCCAAGGTATTTTCCTTCAGTCAAATTTGTGCGATCTACCTGA
- a CDS encoding TspO/MBR family protein, with protein sequence MMMDTKGKASGKKINWLHLLGFMFGVMVIGSLAGIANAGNITTWYATLEKPPFNPPNSLFGPVWTVLYALMGVGIYLVWKSPDSPQRKKAIQVFIVQLVLNFCWSFIFFYFHLIGWAAIEIVLLLGMIIWMILIFRRVDKLAAYLQLPYLLWVSFATLLNVSIWWLNR encoded by the coding sequence ATGATGATGGACACAAAAGGAAAAGCTTCTGGAAAAAAGATCAATTGGCTCCATCTGCTGGGCTTTATGTTTGGGGTGATGGTCATTGGCAGTCTAGCTGGGATTGCCAATGCGGGAAACATCACCACGTGGTACGCCACCTTGGAAAAGCCTCCTTTTAATCCACCCAACAGTCTCTTTGGTCCTGTTTGGACGGTGTTGTATGCTTTGATGGGGGTGGGGATTTACCTCGTCTGGAAATCTCCTGATTCACCACAGCGAAAAAAGGCCATCCAGGTTTTTATCGTCCAATTGGTGCTGAACTTTTGTTGGAGCTTTATCTTCTTTTACTTTCATTTGATCGGCTGGGCGGCCATTGAGATTGTCTTGCTGCTGGGCATGATCATTTGGATGATCCTGATTTTTAGACGGGTTGACAAGCTAGCGGCCTATTTACAATTGCCATATCTCCTCTGGGTCAGCTTTGCGACCTTGCTCAATGTCAGCATTTGGTGGCTCAATAGGTGA
- a CDS encoding SRPBCC family protein codes for MGHYQLFSEQKIPASLDEVWDFISTPQNLKEITPDHMGFDITSKAMPEKMHPGMIISYKVSPMLGIKMTWVTEITQVKEKAFFVDEQRIGPYAMWHHQHHLEPIAGGVLMKDIVTYQPPMGPLGDIANALFIRKQLDTIFAYRFKAVEEKFGKFPSHTSA; via the coding sequence ATGGGGCATTACCAGTTGTTTTCAGAACAAAAGATTCCTGCGAGCTTGGACGAGGTATGGGATTTTATTTCTACTCCCCAAAACCTAAAAGAGATTACTCCAGACCACATGGGGTTTGACATTACCTCCAAGGCTATGCCTGAAAAGATGCACCCCGGCATGATCATCAGCTACAAGGTGAGTCCCATGCTGGGAATCAAAATGACCTGGGTGACGGAAATTACACAGGTGAAGGAAAAGGCTTTTTTTGTGGACGAGCAGCGCATTGGTCCGTATGCGATGTGGCACCATCAGCATCATTTGGAACCGATAGCCGGTGGCGTCTTGATGAAGGATATCGTGACTTATCAACCTCCCATGGGGCCTTTGGGCGACATTGCCAATGCCCTTTTTATCCGAAAGCAGCTGGACACCATCTTTGCGTACAGGTTCAAGGCCGTGGAGGAGAAGTTTGGCAAATTTCCTTCCCATACTTCAGCGTAA
- a CDS encoding cryptochrome/photolyase family protein, with the protein MGKTVTLVFPHQLFRDHALLQKDIPVWFIEEALFFRQYKFHRVKLAFHRASMKAYEAHLLQRGFEVRYVEGDAADIRKLIPDLKQLGVENVACLDPTDDWLESRLTKACQQAGLSLDLEANPGFLNNLDELSEYFGANAAYHQADFYIEARKKRNILMDKGGPKGGKWSFDAENRKKYPKKKRPPRVECPAQNSFVKEAKEYVEEHFADHPGDLAEPFPYPVTFEEAANWLEAFLVERFREFGTYEDAIVADESILHHSVLTPMLNVGLLTPKEVLDRAMGYAENHKVPLNSLEGFVRQVMGWREFIRGVYIWKGRQQRTQNFWGFKRQIPPSFWHGETGVVPVDLTIQKTLKYAYNHHIERLMVLGNFMLLCEFDPDEVYRWFMEMYVDAYDWVMVPNVYGMSQFADGGLMATKPYISGSNYLLKMGDFPKGDWQKTWDALFWRFMHVHRNYFENNPRMKMLLATFDKMDAGRRKSLLETADNYLYSVDQVRK; encoded by the coding sequence ATGGGCAAAACGGTCACCTTGGTTTTTCCCCATCAGCTGTTCAGGGACCATGCTTTGCTGCAAAAGGACATACCGGTCTGGTTCATAGAAGAGGCCTTGTTTTTCAGGCAGTATAAATTCCACCGGGTGAAATTAGCTTTCCATCGTGCTTCTATGAAGGCATATGAGGCGCACCTGCTGCAGCGCGGTTTTGAGGTACGCTATGTGGAGGGAGATGCTGCTGACATTCGGAAGCTGATTCCCGATTTGAAACAACTGGGAGTGGAGAATGTGGCCTGCTTGGATCCGACCGATGACTGGTTGGAAAGCAGGTTGACCAAAGCTTGCCAACAAGCGGGGCTTTCCCTTGACCTCGAGGCCAACCCAGGCTTTTTGAATAATTTGGATGAATTGTCGGAATATTTTGGCGCCAATGCGGCATATCATCAAGCTGATTTTTACATCGAAGCGCGAAAAAAGCGGAATATCCTGATGGATAAAGGAGGGCCAAAGGGAGGCAAGTGGAGCTTTGATGCCGAAAACCGCAAAAAATATCCCAAGAAAAAGCGGCCACCTCGAGTGGAATGCCCCGCCCAAAACAGTTTTGTCAAAGAGGCCAAGGAATACGTGGAGGAACATTTTGCAGACCACCCAGGGGATTTGGCGGAGCCGTTTCCTTATCCGGTGACGTTTGAGGAGGCAGCCAACTGGCTTGAGGCGTTTTTAGTGGAGCGTTTCAGGGAGTTTGGAACGTATGAAGATGCGATCGTGGCGGATGAATCGATTTTACATCACAGTGTGTTGACGCCAATGCTGAATGTGGGATTGCTCACGCCCAAGGAGGTGCTCGACCGAGCCATGGGGTATGCCGAAAACCACAAAGTTCCCTTAAATTCACTGGAGGGGTTTGTCCGACAGGTAATGGGCTGGAGGGAGTTTATCAGGGGAGTTTACATCTGGAAAGGAAGGCAGCAGCGCACACAAAACTTTTGGGGATTCAAACGTCAGATTCCCCCGTCCTTTTGGCATGGGGAAACGGGAGTTGTCCCCGTGGACTTGACCATCCAAAAGACCTTAAAATACGCCTACAATCATCATATTGAGCGGTTGATGGTGCTGGGAAACTTTATGCTGTTATGTGAATTTGACCCGGACGAGGTTTATCGCTGGTTTATGGAAATGTATGTGGACGCATACGATTGGGTGATGGTGCCAAATGTCTATGGCATGAGCCAATTTGCAGACGGGGGCTTGATGGCAACCAAGCCCTATATCAGTGGCAGCAATTACCTTCTAAAGATGGGCGATTTCCCCAAGGGCGATTGGCAGAAGACCTGGGATGCACTCTTTTGGCGCTTTATGCATGTCCACAGGAATTACTTCGAGAACAACCCTCGCATGAAAATGTTACTGGCCACGTTTGATAAAATGGATGCCGGGCGAAGAAAAAGCCTTTTGGAAACAGCCGATAACTACCTGTACAGCGTGGATCAGGTCCGTAAGTAA
- the mnmD gene encoding tRNA (5-methylaminomethyl-2-thiouridine)(34)-methyltransferase MnmD gives MERAIKLIETEDGSHSLYVPELDETYHSFHGAYRESIHVFFLYGLDHWFTHHPHQKPIRIFEVGFGTGLNAWLALVWAEQNKVPLLYHTIEPFPIEKEVYTQLNYKNINTDISHYQGAFDKLHEAAWDQGGPITPYFNMKKDKTTLEEVQLYPTDVVFFDAFAPSKQPELWSKNLLQKVVDAINPGGILVTYCAKGQVKRDLAEVGLKVETLPGPPGKKEMIRGVKPLD, from the coding sequence ATGGAAAGAGCGATAAAACTTATTGAAACAGAAGACGGTTCCCATTCCCTTTACGTGCCTGAGCTTGATGAGACGTACCATTCTTTTCACGGGGCTTACCGGGAGTCCATTCACGTATTTTTTCTTTATGGCCTGGATCATTGGTTCACGCACCATCCCCACCAAAAGCCCATTCGCATATTTGAAGTCGGTTTCGGAACGGGACTGAATGCTTGGCTGGCGTTGGTATGGGCAGAGCAAAACAAAGTGCCCCTGCTCTATCATACCATTGAGCCGTTTCCTATTGAAAAGGAAGTCTACACCCAGCTTAACTATAAAAATATCAATACGGATATTAGCCACTACCAAGGTGCCTTCGATAAGCTGCACGAGGCAGCATGGGATCAAGGTGGCCCAATCACTCCGTATTTTAACATGAAAAAGGACAAAACCACCTTGGAGGAAGTTCAGCTATATCCTACCGATGTGGTGTTCTTCGATGCCTTTGCGCCGAGCAAACAGCCAGAATTATGGTCCAAAAACCTGCTGCAAAAGGTGGTGGACGCCATAAATCCAGGAGGGATATTGGTCACCTATTGTGCCAAAGGCCAAGTAAAAAGGGACCTTGCCGAAGTGGGACTAAAAGTGGAAACCCTACCAGGCCCTCCGGGCAAAAAGGAGATGATCAGAGGCGTAAAACCCTTGGACTAG
- the ispF gene encoding 2-C-methyl-D-erythritol 2,4-cyclodiphosphate synthase produces MNKFRIGFGYDVHQLKEGYDFWLGGIKLEHSKGAVGHSDADVLIHVICDALLGAANLRDIGYHYSDQDPEYKGIDSKLLLADVLKMIRENGYEIGNLDTTICLQLPKVNPHIDTMKTCLAEVMAIAEEDISIKATTTEKLGFVGRQEGVSAYCVALIYKND; encoded by the coding sequence ATGAATAAATTTAGAATTGGATTTGGTTATGATGTGCACCAGCTGAAAGAAGGCTATGATTTTTGGCTGGGGGGGATTAAACTTGAGCATAGTAAAGGGGCTGTAGGCCACTCTGATGCCGATGTACTGATTCATGTGATCTGCGATGCCCTGCTGGGTGCGGCTAACCTGAGGGACATTGGTTACCATTACTCTGACCAAGACCCGGAATACAAAGGCATCGACAGTAAGCTACTTTTGGCCGATGTCCTCAAAATGATCCGTGAAAATGGCTATGAAATTGGTAATTTGGACACCACCATTTGCCTTCAATTGCCCAAAGTAAATCCACATATTGATACCATGAAAACCTGCTTGGCAGAAGTGATGGCCATTGCAGAAGAAGATATTTCCATTAAGGCCACCACCACCGAGAAGTTAGGATTTGTGGGAAGACAAGAAGGTGTTTCGGCGTATTGTGTCGCGCTGATATATAAAAACGATTGA
- a CDS encoding M16 family metallopeptidase, which yields MINYEHYVLDNGLQVLIHPDHSTKMAVTNIIYKVGSRNEVPGKTGLAHYFEHLMFGGSKNVPQFDSALERVGGECNAFTNTDITNYYITLPATNIETAFWLESDRMLQLNLGKKTVETQRKVVIEEFKQRYLNQPYGDAMHLLRGLCYDVHPYQWPTIGKEIKDIEGFDEEDIRAFYQYHYAPNNAILVIAGDVKEAEVLEMAKKWFGPIPAAKTSPADIPEEPKQTHKRTLYHSADVPTDALYKAYHMPGRMQKGYLECDLITDILGFGRSSLLEQRLVKNTDIFASCHGYILGALDPGLMVFSGNMEKGKTAEEAEKLLDEVVQEFIENTISQETLDKVKNQAEAMKTYESIQLINRAMTLAYYTQLGSPDIYQIEYDRKTAICADQISDVAREVIQEPNASVLYYKSDKH from the coding sequence ATGATCAACTACGAGCATTACGTATTGGACAACGGCCTTCAGGTACTGATCCACCCCGATCACAGTACCAAGATGGCCGTTACTAATATTATTTATAAGGTGGGTTCTCGCAACGAAGTCCCCGGAAAAACAGGGCTTGCCCATTATTTCGAGCACTTGATGTTTGGAGGCTCCAAGAACGTCCCCCAGTTTGACAGTGCCCTGGAGCGAGTTGGTGGGGAATGCAATGCCTTCACCAATACTGACATCACCAATTATTACATCACGCTGCCAGCCACCAATATCGAAACTGCTTTCTGGCTGGAGTCGGACCGGATGTTACAGCTAAACCTCGGCAAAAAGACCGTCGAAACCCAGCGAAAGGTCGTCATTGAGGAGTTTAAGCAGCGTTACCTGAACCAGCCTTATGGTGATGCCATGCATTTACTGAGGGGCTTGTGCTATGACGTACATCCTTATCAATGGCCGACCATTGGCAAGGAAATCAAGGACATCGAAGGGTTTGATGAAGAAGACATCAGGGCTTTTTACCAGTATCACTATGCCCCAAACAACGCGATTTTGGTGATCGCTGGTGACGTAAAGGAAGCTGAAGTCCTGGAAATGGCCAAAAAGTGGTTTGGCCCCATTCCTGCAGCCAAAACTTCTCCTGCAGACATTCCTGAAGAGCCCAAGCAAACCCATAAACGAACCCTTTACCATTCCGCAGATGTCCCTACTGACGCCCTGTACAAAGCCTATCATATGCCGGGGAGAATGCAAAAGGGCTACTTGGAATGTGACTTGATTACGGATATTCTGGGGTTTGGCAGATCTTCACTTTTGGAACAAAGGCTGGTCAAAAACACCGATATCTTTGCTTCCTGTCATGGTTATATTTTGGGTGCCTTGGATCCAGGGCTGATGGTTTTTTCCGGCAACATGGAAAAAGGCAAAACCGCGGAAGAGGCCGAAAAGTTACTGGATGAAGTAGTGCAGGAGTTTATCGAAAACACCATTTCACAGGAGACGTTGGACAAGGTCAAAAACCAAGCGGAGGCCATGAAAACCTACGAATCCATCCAGCTCATCAACAGGGCCATGACCCTTGCCTATTACACCCAGCTGGGATCTCCAGACATTTACCAAATAGAATACGACCGTAAGACGGCCATCTGTGCAGACCAAATCTCAGATGTGGCCCGCGAAGTCATTCAGGAGCCCAATGCATCCGTGCTGTACTACAAAAGCGACAAGCATTAA